One segment of Pseudodesulfovibrio sp. 5S69 DNA contains the following:
- the thiM gene encoding hydroxyethylthiazole kinase, with protein sequence MNAPEALIQTIWRDIQAVRGQAPLIVNITNYVVTNNTANSLLALGASPAMNHVAEDLPGLVNLAGALVVNIGTLADDYVVGMHTAMAQANDMDMPIVLDPVAAGVNGLRTNISREFLDKYHPAILRGNASEIMAVAGEDGKPKGVDTSMGVDEACGAARALNERYGCVVLVSGETDLVVGADREMRLAGGSAMMPRVTGLGCTCTALAGAFAAVQPDFFQAAVDTAAVMNMAGEQAAEVSPGPGSLQMHLHDALYLLDEDTVRARLKVVES encoded by the coding sequence ATGAACGCCCCCGAAGCATTGATCCAAACGATCTGGAGGGACATCCAGGCGGTCCGCGGGCAGGCGCCGCTGATCGTCAACATCACCAACTACGTGGTCACCAACAACACGGCCAACTCCCTGCTCGCCCTGGGAGCATCCCCGGCCATGAACCACGTGGCCGAAGATCTGCCCGGCCTGGTCAACCTGGCCGGGGCCCTAGTCGTCAACATCGGCACCCTGGCCGACGATTACGTGGTCGGCATGCACACGGCCATGGCCCAGGCCAACGACATGGACATGCCCATAGTGCTCGATCCCGTGGCCGCCGGAGTGAACGGCCTGCGCACGAACATCTCCCGTGAGTTCCTGGACAAGTACCACCCCGCCATCCTCCGGGGCAACGCCTCGGAAATCATGGCCGTGGCCGGGGAGGACGGCAAGCCCAAGGGCGTGGATACCTCCATGGGGGTGGACGAGGCCTGTGGCGCGGCCAGGGCCTTGAACGAGCGCTACGGCTGCGTAGTCCTGGTCAGCGGCGAGACCGACCTGGTGGTCGGCGCGGACCGCGAAATGCGCCTGGCCGGAGGGTCGGCCATGATGCCGCGCGTAACCGGACTCGGCTGCACCTGCACCGCCCTGGCCGGGGCGTTCGCCGCGGTCCAGCCCGACTTTTTCCAGGCCGCCGTGGACACTGCCGCGGTCATGAACATGGCCGGAGAACAGGCCGCCGAGGTCTCGCCCGGCCCCGGCAGCCTCCAGATGCACCTCCACGACGCCCTGTACCTCCTGGACGAGGACACGGTCCGCGCCCGGCTCAAGGTGGTGGAATCATGA
- a CDS encoding MTH1187 family thiamine-binding protein, whose product MSCVATFSLFPLERPDQGSFAPYVARTIEIVRASGLPYELGAMGTVLEGDFDEIMQTIKHCHDDMRKGCGRVYLNLTVDSREGDPGRMRDKVDSVGELLK is encoded by the coding sequence ATGAGTTGTGTTGCCACTTTCAGCCTGTTTCCCCTGGAGCGGCCCGACCAGGGCTCCTTCGCCCCGTATGTGGCCCGGACCATCGAGATCGTGCGGGCATCCGGCCTGCCCTACGAACTCGGTGCCATGGGCACCGTGCTCGAAGGCGATTTCGACGAGATCATGCAGACCATCAAGCATTGCCACGACGACATGCGCAAGGGGTGCGGCAGGGTCTATCTGAACCTGACCGTGGACTCCAGAGAGGGCGACCCCGGACGCATGCGCGACAAGGTGGACAGCGTCGGGGAGTTGTTGAAATGA
- the thiE gene encoding thiamine phosphate synthase, with protein sequence MRKQDLLVYLVTDRSLCLGRPLESVVAQAAEGGCTMVQLREKEADTGEFVELARALHKLLKPLSIPLLINDRVDVALAAGVEGVHVGQSDMLPEDVRRIVGPNAIVGLSVDTEAELLDAQNRPVDYLGIGPVYPTQTKKDVKGTPWGPDGLRHAMGLSSIPLVAIGGVQRDNVRDVAGSGVAGIAVVSAICSAPSPAEAARELVYAMQEGAR encoded by the coding sequence ATGAGAAAGCAAGACCTGCTCGTCTATCTCGTAACCGACCGCAGCCTCTGCCTGGGCCGCCCTCTGGAATCTGTCGTGGCCCAGGCCGCCGAGGGCGGCTGCACCATGGTCCAGCTACGCGAGAAAGAGGCCGACACCGGCGAGTTCGTGGAGCTCGCCCGCGCCCTGCACAAACTGCTGAAGCCCCTGTCCATCCCCCTGCTCATCAACGACCGCGTGGACGTGGCTCTGGCCGCCGGAGTCGAGGGCGTGCACGTGGGCCAGTCGGACATGCTCCCCGAGGACGTCCGCCGGATCGTCGGCCCGAACGCCATCGTCGGCCTGTCCGTGGACACCGAGGCCGAACTGCTGGACGCACAGAACCGCCCGGTGGACTACCTGGGCATCGGCCCGGTCTACCCCACCCAGACCAAGAAGGACGTCAAGGGCACCCCGTGGGGCCCGGACGGTCTCAGGCACGCCATGGGGTTGTCCTCCATCCCGCTGGTGGCCATCGGCGGGGTCCAGCGCGACAACGTCCGGGACGTGGCCGGTTCGGGCGTGGCGGGCATCGCCGTGGTCTCGGCCATCTGCTCCGCGCCATCACCCGCCGAAGCCGCGCGGGAGTTGGTCTACGCCATGCAGGAAGGAGCGCGGTAG
- the nifJ gene encoding pyruvate:ferredoxin (flavodoxin) oxidoreductase, with product MPKKTMKTMDGNTAAAHVAYAMSETAAIYPITPSTPMGEIADEWAAHGRKNIFGQTVQIRQMQSEAGAAGAVHGSLAGGALTTTFTASQGLLLMIPNMYKISGELLPGVFHVSARAIAAHALSIFGDHQDVMATRQTGFAMLFSNSVQEVMDLSLVAHLSAVEASVPFISVFDGFRTSHEIQKIAVIDYEDMLPLLNMDKVAEFRKRAMNPEHPDTRGTAQNPDIYFQGREATNTYYEAIPDIVANAMKQVGKITGRRYKLFDYVGHPKADRIIIAMGSGCETIEETVNYLNANGKKVGLVKVRLYRPFSVKHLLAAIPKTVKKIAVLDRTKEPGSLGDPLYLDICAAYAGKRNAPVIVGGRYGLGSKDFTPAQAESVFNSLTRPKNGFTVGIVDDVTHTSLFDCDCVDTTPEGTVQCKFWGLGSDGTVGANKQAIKIIGDNTNLYAQGYFAYDSKKSGGITISHLRFGKKPIQSTYLVQNADYIACHNPSYVNLYDVLEGIKDGGTFVLNCPWTAEEMDKKLPAAMRRTIAEKGLKFYTVDAVKIAGEVGLGGRINMVMQTAFFKLADVIPFTKAVALLKDGIDKAYGKKGQKIVDMNCAAVDAATDAIVEIPVPEAWKTLKDDKAPSRREPDYVKNVMRPVLAQKGDSLPVSAFSHDGTMPAGTSKYEKRGVAILVPHWIKENCIQCNQCAFVCPHSALRAVLATDDEMKKAPATYETIDAVGKDVKGMHFRLQVNTLDCLGCGNCADICPAKEKALVMQPIATQTEVQVPNFDFADTVTYKDAFGRETVKGSQFRKSLMEFSGACAGCGETPYVKVITQLFGERMVIANATGCSSIWGASAPTAPYCVNPDGHGPAWGNSLFEDAAEFGYGIEMATDQRRTHLATLCKEAAKAETGALKTKLNKWPKVMDDPEESMLAGEALKKALKGTRKKALKEILDMSDLFTKQSIWVFGGDGWAYDIGYGGLDHVLASGKDINVLVLDTEVYSNTGGQSSKATPLGSIAKFAAAGKTTNKKDLGRMAMTYGYVYVASVSMGANKQQFLKAVKEAEAYPGPSLIIAYAPCINQGIKKGMGKTQMEQKLAVESGYWPLYRYNPQLADEGKNPFILESKAPDGTLQEFLSGENRYAMLERFYPEFSKEYRAEIEANYNKRYETLKHMAGEDCKE from the coding sequence ATGCCCAAGAAGACCATGAAAACAATGGACGGCAACACCGCTGCCGCGCACGTGGCCTACGCCATGAGCGAGACGGCCGCCATCTACCCCATCACCCCGTCCACGCCCATGGGCGAGATCGCCGACGAATGGGCGGCCCATGGACGGAAAAACATTTTCGGCCAGACCGTTCAGATCCGCCAGATGCAGTCCGAAGCGGGCGCGGCGGGCGCGGTGCACGGCTCCCTGGCCGGGGGCGCGCTGACCACCACCTTCACAGCCTCCCAGGGGCTGCTCCTGATGATCCCGAACATGTACAAGATCTCCGGCGAGCTGCTGCCCGGCGTCTTCCACGTGTCCGCGCGCGCCATCGCGGCCCATGCCCTGTCCATCTTCGGTGACCACCAGGACGTCATGGCCACTCGCCAGACCGGGTTCGCCATGCTCTTTTCGAACTCCGTGCAGGAGGTCATGGACCTCTCCCTGGTGGCCCACCTCTCCGCGGTCGAGGCGTCCGTCCCGTTCATCTCCGTGTTCGACGGCTTCCGCACCTCCCATGAGATCCAGAAGATCGCGGTCATCGACTATGAGGACATGTTGCCCCTGCTGAACATGGACAAGGTCGCCGAGTTCCGCAAACGGGCCATGAACCCCGAGCATCCCGACACCCGCGGCACCGCCCAGAACCCGGACATCTACTTCCAGGGGCGAGAGGCGACCAATACCTATTACGAGGCCATCCCCGACATCGTCGCCAACGCCATGAAGCAGGTCGGCAAGATCACCGGCCGCCGCTATAAGCTGTTCGACTACGTGGGCCATCCCAAGGCGGACCGTATCATCATCGCCATGGGTTCCGGCTGCGAGACCATCGAGGAGACCGTCAACTACCTCAACGCCAACGGCAAGAAGGTCGGCCTGGTCAAGGTCCGCCTGTACCGGCCCTTCTCGGTCAAGCACCTGCTCGCCGCCATCCCCAAGACCGTCAAGAAGATCGCGGTCCTCGACCGCACCAAGGAACCCGGTTCCCTGGGCGATCCCCTGTACCTCGACATCTGCGCCGCCTATGCGGGCAAGCGCAATGCCCCGGTCATCGTGGGCGGCCGCTACGGACTCGGCTCCAAGGATTTCACCCCGGCCCAGGCCGAATCGGTCTTCAATTCCCTGACCCGGCCCAAAAACGGCTTCACCGTGGGCATCGTGGACGACGTCACCCACACTTCGCTGTTCGACTGCGACTGCGTGGACACCACCCCCGAAGGCACGGTCCAGTGCAAGTTCTGGGGCCTGGGTTCCGACGGCACGGTGGGCGCGAACAAGCAGGCCATCAAGATCATCGGCGACAACACCAACCTCTACGCCCAAGGCTATTTCGCCTATGACTCCAAGAAGTCGGGCGGCATCACCATTTCCCATCTGCGCTTCGGCAAGAAGCCCATCCAGTCCACCTACCTGGTCCAGAACGCGGACTACATCGCCTGCCACAATCCGAGCTACGTGAACCTCTATGACGTGCTCGAAGGCATCAAGGACGGCGGCACCTTCGTGCTCAACTGTCCCTGGACGGCCGAGGAGATGGACAAGAAACTGCCCGCCGCCATGCGCCGGACCATCGCCGAGAAGGGCCTCAAGTTCTACACCGTGGACGCGGTCAAGATCGCGGGCGAGGTCGGCCTGGGCGGCCGCATCAACATGGTCATGCAGACCGCCTTCTTCAAGCTGGCCGACGTCATCCCGTTCACCAAGGCCGTGGCCCTGCTCAAGGACGGCATCGACAAGGCCTACGGCAAGAAGGGCCAGAAGATCGTGGACATGAACTGTGCCGCCGTGGACGCGGCCACCGACGCCATCGTCGAGATTCCGGTGCCCGAAGCCTGGAAGACCCTCAAGGACGACAAGGCGCCCAGCCGCCGCGAGCCGGACTACGTCAAGAACGTCATGCGTCCGGTCCTGGCCCAGAAAGGCGACTCCCTGCCCGTGTCGGCCTTCTCCCACGACGGCACCATGCCGGCCGGCACCTCCAAATACGAGAAGCGCGGCGTGGCCATCCTGGTGCCCCACTGGATCAAGGAAAACTGCATCCAGTGCAACCAGTGCGCCTTCGTCTGCCCGCACTCCGCCCTGCGCGCCGTGCTGGCCACCGACGACGAGATGAAAAAGGCCCCGGCCACTTATGAGACCATCGACGCCGTGGGCAAGGACGTCAAGGGCATGCACTTCCGCCTCCAGGTCAACACCCTGGACTGCCTGGGCTGCGGCAACTGCGCCGACATCTGCCCGGCCAAGGAAAAGGCCCTGGTCATGCAGCCCATCGCCACTCAGACCGAGGTCCAGGTGCCCAACTTCGACTTCGCCGACACCGTCACCTACAAGGATGCCTTCGGCCGCGAAACGGTCAAGGGGTCCCAGTTCCGCAAGTCCCTCATGGAGTTTTCCGGGGCCTGCGCGGGCTGCGGCGAGACCCCGTACGTCAAGGTCATCACCCAGCTCTTCGGCGAGCGCATGGTCATCGCCAACGCCACCGGCTGTTCGTCCATCTGGGGCGCCTCCGCCCCCACCGCGCCGTACTGCGTCAATCCCGACGGCCACGGCCCGGCCTGGGGCAACTCCCTGTTCGAGGACGCGGCCGAGTTCGGCTACGGCATCGAGATGGCCACCGACCAGCGACGCACCCATCTTGCCACGCTCTGCAAGGAGGCCGCCAAGGCCGAGACCGGCGCGCTCAAGACCAAGCTGAACAAGTGGCCCAAGGTCATGGACGATCCCGAGGAATCCATGCTCGCGGGCGAGGCCCTCAAGAAGGCCCTCAAGGGTACGCGTAAGAAGGCGCTCAAGGAGATCCTGGACATGTCCGACCTGTTCACCAAGCAGTCTATCTGGGTGTTCGGCGGCGACGGCTGGGCCTACGACATCGGCTACGGCGGCCTGGATCACGTGCTCGCCTCGGGCAAGGACATCAACGTCCTGGTCCTGGACACCGAGGTCTACTCCAACACCGGCGGCCAGTCCTCCAAAGCCACCCCGCTCGGCTCCATCGCCAAGTTCGCGGCAGCCGGCAAGACGACCAACAAGAAGGACCTGGGCCGCATGGCCATGACCTACGGCTACGTCTACGTGGCCTCCGTGTCCATGGGCGCCAACAAGCAGCAGTTCCTCAAGGCGGTCAAGGAAGCCGAGGCCTACCCCGGCCCGTCCCTGATCATCGCCTACGCCCCGTGCATCAACCAGGGCATCAAGAAGGGCATGGGCAAAACCCAGATGGAACAGAAGCTCGCCGTGGAATCCGGCTACTGGCCGCTCTACCGCTACAACCCGCAGTTGGCGGACGAGGGTAAAAACCCGTTCATCCTGGAATCCAAGGCGCCCGACGGTACCCTCCAGGAGTTCCTGTCCGGCGAAAACCGCTACGCCATGCTGGAGCGGTTCTACCCCGAGTTCTCCAAGGAATACCGGGCCGAGATCGAAGCCAACTACAACAAGCGCTACGAAACCCTCAAGCACATGGCCGGCGAAGACTGCAAGGAATAG